From the genome of Nakamurella flavida, one region includes:
- a CDS encoding 5-guanidino-2-oxopentanoate decarboxylase has translation MKFGGAILDLLHRTYDVDTVFGIPGVHTIELYRGVHDAALTSVVPRHEQGAGFMADGYARVTGRPGVCLLVSGPGMLNALTPIAQAWHDSVPMLVVAATTATADLKRGRGPLHDVGDQAAIAEQVTGISRTITDPDEFAQAMADAATLWATGRPRPVHLAVPVDLLSADTGPITPIAHETTPPAADPALVARAAGLLDGAVRPLILAGGGAGRAAAQLRALAERLDAPVITTGNAKGLLPEDHPLSIGTLLPFAPVLDLLADADVVLAVGTEFSEIDRLYTGAPLRIPGALIRVDIDPGQLDEPVPATIGLAADAATTLDALTQTVSTSPGRLGAERTATARAVTFTAQTQGHRPWLDAVRSSLTPDSLVVLDSTQLAYSALHVVPATSPGSWLAPYGLGTLGPALPMGIGARVGRPGAPVLAVAGDGGVLFTLPELATAVDVTASTGTGLTLLVWDNRGYAEIRDSFDRAGAPRVGTETSAHDLVAIAAGFGAHAERVDDPAALATALSAAAERPGVSVVVATDPTGPAG, from the coding sequence GTGAAGTTCGGCGGCGCCATCCTCGACCTGCTCCACCGGACCTACGACGTGGACACCGTCTTCGGCATCCCCGGCGTGCACACCATCGAGCTGTACCGGGGCGTGCACGACGCCGCGCTGACCTCGGTGGTCCCCCGGCACGAGCAGGGGGCCGGGTTCATGGCCGACGGGTACGCCCGGGTCACCGGCCGACCCGGTGTCTGTCTGCTCGTCTCCGGGCCCGGCATGCTCAACGCCCTGACCCCGATCGCCCAGGCCTGGCACGACTCGGTACCCATGCTCGTCGTGGCGGCGACCACGGCCACCGCCGACCTCAAGCGGGGCCGCGGACCGCTGCACGACGTCGGCGACCAGGCCGCGATCGCCGAGCAGGTCACCGGGATCAGCCGCACCATCACCGACCCGGACGAGTTCGCGCAGGCGATGGCCGACGCCGCGACCCTGTGGGCCACCGGCCGCCCCCGCCCGGTGCACCTGGCCGTCCCGGTCGACCTGCTGTCCGCCGACACCGGCCCGATCACCCCGATCGCCCACGAGACCACCCCGCCCGCCGCCGATCCCGCCCTGGTGGCCCGGGCCGCCGGCCTGCTGGACGGAGCCGTGCGACCGCTCATCCTGGCCGGCGGCGGCGCCGGGCGGGCCGCGGCGCAGCTGCGCGCCCTGGCCGAACGCCTGGACGCCCCGGTGATCACCACCGGCAACGCCAAGGGTCTTCTGCCCGAGGACCACCCGCTGTCCATCGGCACCCTGCTGCCGTTCGCCCCGGTGCTCGACCTGCTCGCCGACGCCGACGTGGTGCTGGCCGTGGGCACCGAGTTCAGCGAGATCGACCGGCTGTACACCGGGGCGCCGCTGCGCATCCCGGGCGCCCTGATCCGGGTGGACATCGACCCCGGCCAGCTCGACGAACCCGTCCCGGCCACGATCGGCCTGGCCGCCGACGCCGCGACCACGCTGGATGCGTTGACGCAGACTGTGTCCACGTCGCCGGGGCGACTCGGCGCGGAACGGACCGCCACGGCCCGGGCCGTCACCTTCACCGCCCAGACGCAGGGCCACCGGCCGTGGCTCGACGCGGTGCGGAGCTCGCTCACGCCGGACAGCCTGGTCGTGCTGGACTCCACCCAGCTCGCCTACAGCGCCCTGCACGTCGTCCCGGCCACGTCGCCCGGGAGCTGGCTGGCCCCGTACGGGCTCGGCACCCTCGGGCCCGCCCTGCCGATGGGCATAGGCGCCCGGGTCGGTCGGCCCGGCGCCCCGGTGCTGGCCGTGGCCGGGGACGGCGGGGTGCTGTTCACCCTCCCCGAGCTGGCCACCGCGGTGGACGTGACCGCGTCCACCGGCACCGGGCTGACCCTGCTCGTCTGGGACAACCGCGGGTACGCCGAGATCCGCGACTCCTTCGACCGGGCCGGGGCTCCCCGGGTCGGCACCGAGACCAGCGCCCACGATCTGGTGGCCATCGCCGCCGGGTTCGGCGCCCACGCCGAGCGGGTCGACGACCCGGCGGCGCTGGCTACGGCCCTGTCGGCGGCCGCAGAGCGGCCCGGGGTGTCCGTCGTGGTCGCCACCGATCCCACGGGGCCGGCCGGCTGA
- a CDS encoding C-terminal binding protein — MPAAHPTPAGPSAPAARPLAVYTDLDDLDAGPGVDVLERAGFAVSVLETRDADEIVAAARGAVALLVGYAPITAAMLDALPDLRIIALLSRGADTVDVPAATARGIWVANLDDLSSDEVAEHTWAMTLTLLRRLPFFAAAVRRGAWLARPEPPPRRLSEVTIGLLGLGRIGAKVAALADGHVGGIVGYDPYLPESATPAGVRRTDLDEAVRTADVLCLHLPLTAETGGLVDADLLARMPAGSFLVNPSRGGLVDPAALVAALDSGHLAGAALDVLDVEPPPADHPLLHRDDVVLTPHIGYLSATTRRSYPEFQAGNVVAWLETGTPLSPLNSPAPRSTERSLS; from the coding sequence ATGCCCGCAGCCCACCCGACCCCGGCCGGGCCGTCCGCCCCCGCGGCCCGGCCGCTCGCGGTCTACACCGACCTGGACGACCTGGACGCCGGCCCCGGCGTGGACGTGCTGGAGCGGGCCGGGTTCGCGGTCAGCGTGCTGGAGACCCGGGACGCCGACGAGATCGTCGCGGCAGCCCGGGGTGCGGTGGCCCTGCTCGTCGGATACGCCCCGATCACCGCCGCGATGCTGGACGCCCTGCCCGACCTGCGGATCATCGCGCTGCTCTCCCGCGGCGCCGACACCGTGGACGTCCCCGCGGCGACCGCCCGCGGCATCTGGGTGGCCAATCTGGACGACCTGTCGTCCGACGAGGTCGCCGAGCACACCTGGGCGATGACGCTGACCCTGCTGCGCCGACTGCCGTTCTTCGCCGCCGCCGTCCGCCGCGGTGCGTGGCTGGCCCGTCCCGAACCGCCGCCGCGCCGGCTGTCGGAGGTGACGATCGGCCTGCTCGGTCTGGGCCGGATCGGGGCCAAGGTGGCCGCCCTCGCCGACGGGCACGTCGGCGGGATCGTCGGCTACGACCCGTACCTGCCGGAGTCCGCCACGCCGGCCGGGGTGCGGCGCACCGACCTGGACGAGGCGGTTCGCACCGCCGACGTGCTGTGCCTGCACCTGCCGCTGACCGCGGAGACCGGCGGCCTGGTGGACGCCGATCTGCTCGCCCGGATGCCCGCCGGGTCCTTCCTGGTCAACCCCTCGCGCGGCGGTCTCGTCGACCCCGCGGCGCTGGTCGCGGCACTGGACTCCGGGCATCTGGCCGGTGCCGCGCTCGACGTGCTGGACGTCGAGCCGCCGCCCGCCGACCACCCGCTGCTGCACCGCGACGACGTCGTCCTCACCCCGCACATCGGGTATCTCTCGGCCACCACCCGGCGCAGCTACCCGGAGTTCCAGGCCGGCAACGTCGTGGCCTGGCTCGAGACGGGCACCCCGCTCTCACCCCTCAACTCCCCCGCCCCCCGCTCGACAGAACGGAGCCTGTCGTGA
- a CDS encoding amino acid ABC transporter ATP-binding protein, protein MSTPTTDGPLLRVTDLHKTYGRTEVLKGVDFTVERGEVKALLGPSGSGKSTILRLMALLERPDRGEILLGGRRLGVQATGGRVVHLGERELARQRTDIGMVFQKFNLFNHLDALHNVMLGLTQVRGVKRAEAKEQAAAMLARVGLAERARHFPSELSGGQQQRVAIARALVMNPSVMLFDEPTSALDPELVGEVLAVMEQLAADGMTMVVVTHETRFARRVANEVAMFDSGSIVEQAPPDEFFDHPRHERTRKFLEHVH, encoded by the coding sequence ATGAGCACGCCCACCACGGACGGCCCCCTGCTGCGGGTGACGGACCTGCACAAGACCTACGGTCGCACGGAGGTGCTCAAGGGGGTCGACTTCACCGTGGAGCGCGGCGAGGTCAAGGCCCTGCTCGGCCCGTCCGGCTCGGGCAAGTCGACCATCCTGCGCCTGATGGCCCTGCTGGAACGGCCCGACCGCGGCGAGATCCTGCTCGGCGGGCGACGTCTGGGGGTCCAGGCCACCGGTGGTCGCGTCGTGCACCTCGGCGAGCGGGAACTCGCCCGACAGCGGACCGACATCGGCATGGTGTTCCAGAAGTTCAACCTGTTCAACCACCTCGATGCCCTGCACAACGTGATGCTCGGGCTCACCCAGGTCCGCGGGGTCAAGCGTGCCGAGGCCAAGGAGCAGGCCGCCGCGATGCTGGCCCGGGTCGGCCTGGCGGAGCGGGCCCGGCACTTCCCGAGCGAGCTGTCCGGCGGGCAGCAGCAGCGGGTGGCCATCGCCCGCGCCCTGGTGATGAACCCGTCCGTGATGCTCTTCGACGAGCCGACGTCCGCCCTGGATCCGGAGCTGGTCGGCGAGGTCCTCGCCGTCATGGAGCAGCTCGCCGCGGACGGCATGACGATGGTCGTCGTCACCCACGAGACCCGGTTCGCCCGCCGGGTGGCGAACGAGGTGGCCATGTTCGACTCCGGTTCCATCGTCGAGCAGGCCCCGCCGGACGAGTTCTTCGACCATCCCCGGCACGAGCGCACGCGGAAGTTCCTCGAACACGTGCACTGA
- a CDS encoding amino acid ABC transporter permease → MEFDTTIFWDALTSQEYLDGAVLSLVLAAAAQILAVIIGFVVALGRVSKRRIPRGIAAVYVWFFRAIPTLLVLLLIWNAGPQLFPALREDWFSPFLAGLIGLAVVEAAYMAEIIRSALLSVDEGQALAARALGLTPAKVMRKVLVPQAIRVALPPTGNEFIAMIKYTSLASVISLRELLTTAQVGVSVTFRYAEYYVAALVYYLVIVSVVMALQAMLERRYRWVSRTPRTWRPGRTASSALAPNAPAPKEVSA, encoded by the coding sequence ATGGAGTTCGACACCACGATCTTCTGGGACGCGCTGACGTCGCAGGAGTACCTGGACGGCGCGGTGCTCTCGCTGGTGCTGGCCGCGGCCGCCCAGATCCTCGCCGTGATCATCGGTTTCGTGGTCGCCCTGGGCCGGGTGTCCAAGCGGCGCATCCCCCGCGGGATCGCCGCGGTCTACGTCTGGTTCTTCCGGGCCATCCCCACCCTGCTGGTGCTGTTGCTCATCTGGAACGCCGGGCCGCAGCTGTTCCCGGCCCTGCGCGAGGACTGGTTCTCCCCGTTCCTGGCCGGCCTGATCGGTCTGGCCGTCGTCGAGGCGGCGTACATGGCCGAGATCATCCGGTCGGCGCTGCTCAGCGTGGACGAGGGACAGGCCCTGGCCGCCCGGGCCCTGGGCCTCACCCCGGCCAAGGTGATGCGCAAGGTGCTGGTGCCGCAGGCCATCCGGGTCGCCCTGCCGCCCACCGGCAACGAGTTCATCGCGATGATCAAGTACACCTCGCTCGCGTCGGTGATCTCCCTGCGCGAGCTGCTCACCACCGCGCAGGTCGGGGTGTCGGTCACCTTCCGGTACGCCGAGTACTACGTCGCCGCCCTCGTCTACTACCTGGTGATCGTGAGCGTCGTGATGGCCCTGCAGGCGATGCTGGAACGCCGGTACCGGTGGGTGTCCAGGACCCCGCGCACCTGGCGACCGGGCCGCACCGCCTCGTCGGCCCTGGCTCCGAACGCGCCCGCCCCGAAGGAGGTCTCGGCATGA